A stretch of the Pseudorasbora parva isolate DD20220531a chromosome 13, ASM2467924v1, whole genome shotgun sequence genome encodes the following:
- the LOC137038605 gene encoding H-2 class II histocompatibility antigen, A-Q alpha chain-like: MELYIIILALTVVLSTDAKSVHEDIQIGLCSDMEEELMIGFNEEEIVHADFNQKKEIYTYPNFGDPITFPGNYEYSVNEMAICRYNLALWTKKFKSPPPEMDAPQTSIYPKDVVQLGVQNTLICHVTGFYPPSLSISWTINNINVTERMRLSQYRPRNDGTFNIFSTLIFTPVEGDMYTCTVNHRALQGQQQTKTWDVDVVLPGVGPAVFCGVGLTVGLLGVAIGTFFLVKGNNCN, from the exons ATGGAGCTGTACATAATCATTCTTGCCCTTACCGTTGTTCTCTCAACTGATGCTAAAT CTGTTCATGAAGATATCCAAATTGGACTATGCTCTGATATGGAAGAAGAATTAATGATTGGTTTTAATGAAGAGGAGATTGTGCATGCTGACTTtaatcagaagaaagaaatataCACATATCCTAATTTTGGAGATCCTATAACATTTCCTGGAAATTATGAATACAGTGTAAATGAGATGGCAATTTGTAGATATAATTTAGCCCTGTGGACCAAAAAATTCAAGAGTCCACCACCAGAAATGG ATGCACCACAGACTTCCATCTATCCAAAGGATGTTGTACAGCTGGGTGTTCAGAACACCCTCATCTGTCATGTGACCGGCTTCTATCCTCCGTCTCTCAGCATCTCATGgactataaataatattaatgttacAGAGCGCATGAGATTAAGCCAGTACCGACCAAGAAATGATGGTACTTTTAACATCTTTTCCACTCTTATATTTACACCTGTTGAAGGAGACATGTACACCTGTACGGTGAACCACAGAGCCCTCCAGGGTCAACAGCAGACCAAAACATGGG ATGTTGATGTTGTCCTCCCAGGGGTTGGTCCAGCTGTGTTCTGTGGAGTAGGTCTGACTGTGGGGCTGCTGGGAGTTGCAATCGGAACCTTCTTCCTTGTTAAAGGAAACAACTGCAACTGA